In one window of Oncorhynchus keta strain PuntledgeMale-10-30-2019 unplaced genomic scaffold, Oket_V2 Un_contig_13434_pilon_pilon, whole genome shotgun sequence DNA:
- the LOC127918153 gene encoding transcriptional regulatory protein AlgP-like translates to KEASKEASEEASEETSEEACKEASKEANKKASKEASKEASEEASEEASEEASEEASEEASMEASKEASKGANKEASKEASKEASKEASEEASKEASKEARKEASKEARKEASKEARKEASKEASKEASKEASKEASREASEEASKEASKEASKEASKEASKEASEKASEEAHEEASKEASKEASKEASEEASEKASEETSEEASEEASKEASKEASKEASKEASKEARKEASKEASKEASKEASKEASKEASKEASEEAMRKLVRKPARKPARKPVRKPVRKPVRKPVRKPVRKPVRKPVRKPPSQPSSRLCVPSSSPVSLHRGSVFPPLAQSAFIRLCVPSSSPVSLHRGSVFPLLAQSAFIEALCSLF, encoded by the exons AAAGGAAGCCAGTAAGGAAGCCAGTGAGGAAGCCAGTGAGGAAACCAGTGAGGAAGCCTGCAAGGAAGCCAGTAAGGAAGCCAACAAGAAAGCAAGTAAGGAAGCCAGTAAGGAAGCCAGTGAGGAAGCCAGTGAGGAAGCCAGTGAGGAAGCCAGTGAAGAAGCCAGTGAGGAAGCCAGCATGGAAGCCAGTAAGGAAGCCAGTAAGGGAGCTAATAAGGAAGCCAGCAAGGAAGCCAGCAAGGAAGCCAGTAAGGAAGCCAGTGAGGAAGCCAGTAAGGAAGCCAGTAAGGAAGCCAGAAAGGAAGCCAGTAAGGAAGCCAGAAAGGAAGCCAGTAAGGAAGCCAGAAAGGAAGCCAGTAAGGAAGCCAGCAAGGAAGCCAGTAAGGAAGCCAGTAAGGAAGCCAGTAGGGAAGCCAGTGAGGAAGCCAGTAAGGAAGCCAGCAAGGAAGCCAGCAAGGAAGCCAGTAAGGAAGCCAGTAAGGAAGCCAGTGAGAAAGCCAGTGAGGAAGCCCATGAGGAAGCCAGCAAGGAAGCCAGCAAGGAAGCCAGTAAGGAAGCCAGTGAGGAAGCCAGTGAGAAAGCCAGTGAGGAAACCAGTGAGGAAGCCAGTGAGGAAGCCAGTAAGGAAGCCAGCAAGGAAGCCAGTAAGGAAGCCAGCAAGGAAGCCAGTAAGGAAGCCAGAAAGGAAGCCAGTAAGGAAGCCAGCAAGGAAGCCAGTAAGGAAGCCAGCAAGGAAGCCAGTAAGGAAGCCAGTAAGGAAGCCAGTGAGGAAGCCATGAGGAAGCTAGTAAGGAAGCCAGCAAGGAAGCCAGCAAGGAAGCCAGTAAGGAAGCCAGTAAGGAAGCCAGTGAGAAAGCCAGTGAGGAAGCCCGTGAGGAAGCCAGTGAGGAAGCCAGTGAGGAAGCCA CCCAGTCAGCCTTCATCGAGGCTCTGTGTTCCCTCTTCTAGCCCAGTCAGCCTTCATCGAGGCTCTGTGTTCCCTCCTCTAGCCCAGTCAGCCTTCATCAGACTCTGTGTTCCCTCTTCTAGCCCAGTCAGCCTTCATCGAGGCTCTGTGTTCCCTCTTCTAGCCCAGTCAGCCTTCATCGAGGCTCTGTGTTCCCTCTTCTAG